A genomic region of Metopolophium dirhodum isolate CAU chromosome 1, ASM1992520v1, whole genome shotgun sequence contains the following coding sequences:
- the LOC132933958 gene encoding thrombin-like enzyme cerastocytin produces MRIALIILLLTIKALTFELNVTKRIPKGLIYNGESYNVEDYPYVVSIRISFARYNSPQVTCAGSLIHELLVLTTAHSVYEIDEYYIKVYQGSWLYNSLSRRVVKKFVHEDYDPDNNEVFISGDVSVLKINKPFPTVKKYINIGGFPDDFADEKVLDCIIIGFGFINEYTQGTEGFMSRVKVKHGEKACRGYNSEAIKYTWQQYLCTIQGQNATCRGDNGGPMICNGQLYGVYSFALNYNGEKEKELCGNANLQTVHMFVSYFRNWINDIIQSEFVSTKKPDTKKKKPKIKQRKSAGELIKPHIILCMISASLFYDIVL; encoded by the exons ATGCGCATTgcactaataattttattattgacgaTTAAAGCGTTGACATTTGAACTTAACGTGACCAAGCGGATTCCCAAAGGACTTATATACAACGGCGAAAGTTATAATGTAGAGGACTATCCGTACGTAGTTTCTATTAGAATATCGTTTGCTCGTTACAACTCTCCTCAGGTGACTTGTGCAGGTTCGCTGATACACGAATTGTTGGTATTGACTACTGCTCACAGTGTTTACGAAATAGACGAATACTATATCAaa GTATATCAAGGCTCATGGCTCTACAATAGTTTATCACGTAGGGTAGTTAAAAAGTTCGTACACGAAGACTATGATCCTGATAATAATGAAGTTTTTATAAGTGGAGATGTTAGTGTATTGAAA ataaataaaCCGTTTCCGACagtaaagaaatatataaatataggtggCTTTCCTGATGATTTCGCTGATGAAAAGGTCCttgattgtataattattgGGTTTGGTTTTATTAATGAGTATACTCAGGGCACTGAAGGATTCATGAGTCGAGTTAAGGTCAAACATGGGGAAAAAGCATGCCGAGGATACAACAG TGAAGCTATAAAATACACATGGCAACAATATTTGTGTACGATACAAGGACAGAATGCGACTTGTCGAGGAGACAACGGTGGTCCGATGATTTGCAACGGCCAGCTATATGGAGTATACAGTtttgcattaaattataatggtgAAAAGGAGAAAGAATTATGTGGCAATGCAAATCTACAGACTGTCCACATGTTCGTCTCCTACTTTAGAAATTggataaatgatattatacaatcgGAATTCGTTTCAACGAAAAAACCAGACACTAAGaagaaaaaaccaaaaattaagcAGAGGAAAAGTGCTGGGGAATTAATTAAAccacatattatactatgtatgatTTCAGcatcattattttatgatattgttctttaa